From one Nyctibius grandis isolate bNycGra1 chromosome 20, bNycGra1.pri, whole genome shotgun sequence genomic stretch:
- the NID2 gene encoding nidogen-2 → MRGVLAAVLAAVLAAGAALPRPGLLPYGPARGDARLRPGDDESSPGLSLRRALRLYGRAARRLYVGTNGVISTQDFPRETQYVDDDFPTDFPVIAPFLADLDTSGDRGNIYYRQDDSPDVLDQAAGYIQAGFPDTAGSFVPTNAFIATWEDVGAYQELSQDTEPSKKLNTFQAVIAYDDEDTYTIFLYPEGGLQFLGTRPKESYNVQLELPARVGFSWGDSDDPKRDGLFHSLASSEQALRLLERESNTGVPGVWVFHVGSAAPLEHVEPGHGGGASPNVARSPGHHGPGTVYSHADPAAPLLLAQRGSEATSPRPHDGPRAPPLLATIPEGLPASPGQERSRRLHPDGDGGMWQSYSANPSSYSSGHHGVGVEEDVHFDPDVFTYSAAAKETCAQHHGRCSPHAFCTDYATGLCCHCRATYYGNGRQCLPEGAVHRLNGKVSGSLAVGRAAVRFQDVDLHAYIVGSDGRAYTAISGVPQPAGRALLPLLPLGGLFAWLFALEEPGSENGFSITGAEFTQSLEVTFYPGEETVHVTQTAEGLGPDNYLSIKTHIQGQVPFLPENVSVHFSPYKELYHYSSSAVTSSAQRQYVLAAGTANQTLSYRLRQNITFAGCPHTRPPARQRLSVARAFALYDAHEHVLRYALAARVGSAPDDAENPPVNPCHDGTHACEAPARCQPGVGMGYTCECAAGYRGDGRGCREVDECAEGLSQCGPFTVCRNVPGSYRCECRSGYGPAEDGQACVPLAPATDPCEDGSHPCAPADRARCLPRAGGRPACECLPGYTGDGIDCSDVDECAENPCHPAATCYNTPGSFSCRCQPGYEGDGFQCMHGSAQRLTPCQHEQLYPRTVPLGPSPVGDGHVPQCDEEGGYRPLQCHSSTGHCWCVDGAGQEIAGTRTAPGSTPPRCGSPGSVQQLSPCEHERLYPREVPPGPSPVGDGHVPQCDEEGGYRPLQCHGSTGHCWCVDAAGQEIAGTRTAPGSTPPRCGSPEPTERPRTMCERWRQSLLEHYGGSPRRDQYVPQCDAAGAFTPLQCHGDSGYCWCVDQSGREIQGTRSEPGSTPPCLPSVAPPSVRPSPRPDVSPPATGTFLLYAQGQQIGYLPLNGTRLQKEAAKTLLSLHGSIVVGIDYDCREKTIYWTDVAGRTINRASLEPGAEPETVINSGLISPEGLAVDHLRRAMFWTDSGLDRIERARLDGSERRVLFDTELVNPRGIAVDPVRGNLYWTDWNREAPKIETSTVNGANRRVLVHTDIGLPNGLTFDPFAKLLCWADAGTKHLECTFPDGTGRRVIQNNLNYPFSIVSYANHFYHTDWRRDGVIAIDKETGSFTDEYLPEQRSHLYGITAVYPYCPGARK, encoded by the exons GATGCCCGGCTCCGGCCCGGCGACGACGAGAGCTCGCCCGGGCTGTCGCTGCGCCGCGCCCTGCGCCTCTacggccgcgccgcccgccgcctctAC GTGGGGACCAACGGGGTCATCTCCACGCAGGATTTCCCCAGGGAGACCCAGTACGTGGATGACGATTTCCCCACAGACTTCCCCGTCATCGCTCCCTTCCTGGCTGACCTCGACACCTCCGGTGACAGAGGGAACATCTACTACCGGCAAGATGACTCTCCAGATGTGCTGGACCAGGCTGCAGGCTACATCCAGGCTGGGTTCCCCGACACCGCTGGCTCCTTTGTGCCCACCAACGCGTTCATTGCCACCTGGGAGGACGTGGGCGCCTACCAGGAGCTCTCGCAAGACACCGAGCCCTCCAAGAAG CTCAACACCTTCCAGGCTGTCATAGCCTACGACGATGAGGACACCTACACCATCTTCCTCTACCCCGAGGGTGGCCTCCAGTTCCTGGGGACACGGCCCAAGGAGTCCTACAACGTCCAGCTAGAGTTGCCGGCCAGGGTGGGCTTCAGCTGGGGGGACAGCGACGACCCGAAGAGGGACGGGCTCTTCCACAGCCTGGCCAGCAGCGAGCAGGCTCTGAGGCTCCTGGAGCG GGAGAGCAACACGGGGGTGCCCGGCGTGTGGGTCTTCCATGTGGGCAGCGCAGCCCCCCTGGAGCACGTGGAGCCGGGGCATGGCGGGGGAGCGAGCCCCAACGTGGCACGGAGTCCCGGGCATCACGGCCCCGGCACCGTCTACAGCCACGCCGACCCCGCGGCCCCGTTGCTGCTGGCGCAGCGCGGCTCGGAGGCCACGTCACCGCGTCCCCACGACGGACCCCGTGCCCCACCGCTGCTGGCCACCATCCCCGAGGGGCTGCCCGCGTCGCCGGGGCAGGAGCGGAGCCGCCGGCTACACCCCGATGGGGACGGTGGCATGTGGCAGAGCTACTCTGCCAACCCCTCTTCCTACAGCTCCGGGCACCACGGCGTCGGCGTGGAGGAGGACGTGCATTTTGACCCCGACG TGTTCACCTACAGCGCAGCCGCCAAGGAGACCTGTGCCCAGCACCACGGGCGCTGCTCCCCGCACGCCTTCTGCACCGACTACGCCACCGGCCTCTGCTGCCACTGCCGGGCCACCTACTACGGCAACGGGCGCCAGTGCCTGCCTGAAG GGGCCGTGCATCGCCTCAACGGGAAGGTGAGCGGGAGCCTGGCGGTGGGACGGGCGGCCGTGCGCTTCCAGGACGTCGACCTGCACGCCTACATCGTGGGCAGCGACGGCCGGGCCTACACGGCCATCAGCGGGGTGCCCCAGCCCGCTGGCAGggccctcctgcccctcctgcccctcggGGGGCTCTTCGCGTGGCTCTTCGCCCTCGAGGAGCCCGGGTCTGAGAACGGCTTCAGCATCACCG GTGCTGAATTCACCCAGAGCCTGGAGGTGACCTTCTACCCCGGGGAGGAGACGGTCCACGTCACTCAGACGGCCGAGGGCCTGGGGCCGGACAATTACTTAAGCATTAAGACGCACATCCAGGGTCAGGTGCCCTTTCTCCCGGAGAACGTCTCTGTCCACTTCTCTCCCTACAAGGAGCTCTACCACTACTCCAGCTCAG CCGTGACATCCTCTGCGCAGCGGCAGTACGTCCTGGCCGCGGGCACGGCCAACCAGACCCTGTCCTACCGCCTGCGCCAGAACATCACCTTCGCCGGCTGCCCGCAcacccgcccgcccgcccgccagCGGCTCAGCGTGGCCCGCGCCTTCGCCCTCTACGACGCCCACGAGCACGTCCTGCGCTACGCCCTCGCCGCCCGCGTCGGCTCGGCACCAG ATGACGCCGAGAATCCCCCGGTGAACCCGTGCCACGATGGCACGCACGCGTGCGAGGCGCCGGCGCGCTGCCAGCCCGGCGTGGGGATGGGGTACACGTGCGAGTGCGCGGCCGGGTACCGCGGGGACGGCCGGGGCTGCCGAG AGGTGGACGAGTGCGCGGAGGGCCTGAGCCAGTGCGGCCCCTTCACCGTGTGCCGGAACGTGCCGGGCAGCTACCGGTGCGAGTGCCGCAGCGGGTACGGGCCAGCGGAGGACGGGCAGGCGTGCGTGC CGCTGGCACCGGCGACCGACCCCTGCGAGGACGGGAGCCACCCCTGCGCGCCCGCGGACCGGGCACGCTGCCTGCCCCGCGCCGGGGGCCGCCCCGCCTGTGAGTGCCTCCCCGGGTACACCGGCGACGGCATCGACTGCTCCG ACGTGGACGAGTGCGCCGAAAACCCGTGTCACCCGGCTGCCACCTGCTACAACACGCCAGGCTCCTTCTCCTGCCGCTGCCAGCCCGGCTACGAGGGCGATGGCTTCCAGTGCATGCATG GGAGCGCGCAGCGGCTGACCCCGTGCCAGCACGAGCAACTGTACCCACGGACGGTGCCGCTGGGACCCTCGCCCGTGGGTGACGGGCACGTGCCCCAGTGCGACGAGGAGGGCGGGTACCGGCCCCTGCAGTGCCACAGCAGCACCGGGCACTGCTGGTGCGTGGACGGCGCGGGGCAGGAGATTGCGGGCACGCGGACGGCGCCGGGCAGCACGCCGCCTCGCTGCGGGAGCCCAG GGTCCGTCCAGCAGCTGAGCCCCTGCGAACACGAGCGGCTGTACCCGCGGGAGGTGCCGCCGGGACCCTCGCCCGTGGGCGACGGACACGTGCCCCAGTGCGACGAGGAGGGCGGGTACCGGCCCCTGCAGTGCCACGGCAGCACCGGGCACTGCTGGTGCGTGGATGCGGCGGGGCAGGAGATTGCGGGCACGCGGACGGCGCCGGGCAGCACGCCGCCTCGCTGCGGGAGCCCAG AGCCCACGGAGCGGCCCCGCACCATGTGCGAGCGCTGGCGGCAGAGCTTGCTGGAGCACTAcgggggcagcccccgccgcgaCCAGTACGTGCCCCAGTGCGACGCGGCGGGGGCCTTCACCCCACTGCAGTGCCACGGGGACAGCGGGTACTGCTGGTGCGTGGACCAGAGCGGCAGGGAGATCCAGGGCACGCGCTCAGAGCCCGGCAGCACCCCGCCGT GTCTCCCCAGCGTCGCACCGCCCAGCGTCCGGCCCTCGCCCCGGCCCGACGTGTCCCCCCCGGCCACGGGGACCTTTCTGCTCTACGCCCAGGGCCAGCAGATCGGCTACCTCCCACTCAACGGCACGCGGCTGCAGAAGGAGGCGGCGAAGACCCTGCTCTCCCTGCAC GGCTCCATCGTGGTGGGGATCGACTACGACTGCCGGGAGAAGACCATCTATTGGACTGATGTGGCCGGCCGGACCATAAACCGGGCGAGCCTGGAGCCAGGCGCTGAGCCGGAGACTGTCATCAACTCAG GGCTCATCAGCCCCGAGGGGCTGGCTGTGGACCACCTGCGCCGAGCCATGTTCTGGACCGACAGCGGTCTGGATAGGATCGAGAGAGCCCGGCTGGACGGCTCCGAGCGACGGGTGCTCTTCGACACCGAGCTCGTCAACCCGCGGGGCATCGCGGTGGACCCCGTCCGAGG CAACCTTTACTGGACAGACTGGAATCGTGAAGCACCCAAAATTGAAACTTCCACCGTCAACGGAGCCAACAGGAGGGTCCTGGTGCACACGGACATCGGCTTGCCCAACGGCCTGACGTTCGACCCCTTCGCCAAGCTGCTCTGTTGGGCAGACGCAG GAACAAAGCACCTGGAGTGCACGTTCCCCGACGGCACGGGCCGGCGTGTCATACAGAACAACCTCAACTACCCCTTCAGCATCGTCAGCTACGCCAATCACTTCTACCACACCGACTGGAGACG GGACGGTGTGATAGCTATTGATAAAGAAACCGGCTCTTTCACCGATGAGTATCTTCCAGAGCAGCGATCACATCTCTACGGAATAACTGCAGTTTATCCCTACTGCCCTGGAG CAAGGAAATAG
- the RTRAF gene encoding RNA transcription, translation and transport factor protein, with translation MFRRKLSALDYHNPAGFNCRDETEFRNFIVWLEDQKIRHYKIEDRGNLRNIHSDDWPKAFEKYMKDVNCPFKVQERQETVDWLLGLAVRLEYGDNADKYKDSTPDGSKNTDNTAKNAEPLINLDVNNPDFKAGVMALANLLQIQRHDDYLVMLKAIRILVQERLTQDAIAKASQSKEGLPVALEKHILGFDTGDAVLNEAAQILRLLHIEELRELQTKINEAIVAVQAIIADPKTDHRLGKVGR, from the exons ATGTTCCGCCGCAAGCTCTCGGCCCTCGACTACCACAACCCGGCCGGCTTCAACTGCAGGG ATGAAACAGAATTCAGAAATTTTATTGTCTGGCTTGAAGACCAGAAAATCAGACATTACAAGATTGAAGACCGAGGGAATTTAAGAAACATACACAGTGATGACTGGCCCAAAGCATTTGAAAAG TACATGAAAGACGTAAACTGTCCTTTCAAAGTACAAGAACGACAAGAAACAGTGGACTGGCTTCTGGGCTTAGCAGTTAGGCTTGAGTATGGAGATAATG CTGATAAATATAAGGATTCTACCCCTGATGGTTCTAAAAATACTGATAATACAGCAAAAAATGCAGAACCACTGATTAACCTGGACG TGAATAATCCTGACTTCAAGGCTGGAGTGATGGCTTTAGCTAATCTGCTTCAAATTCAGCGACATGATGATTACTTGGTAATGCTTAAG GCCATTCGCATTTTGGTTCAGGAGCGCTTGACGCAGGATGCCATAGCGAAGGCCAGCCAGTCCAAGGAG ggttTGCCTGTTGCTTTAGAAAAGCACATTCTTGGTTTTGACACAGGAG ATGCTGTTCTCAATGAAGCTGCCCAAATTCTCCGACTGCTGCATATAGAGGAGCTCCGAGAGCTGCAAACAAAAATTAACGAAGCGATTGTAGCAGTGCAGGCCATTATTGCTGATCCCAAGACGGACCACAGACTGGGGAAGGTCGGGAGATGA